The following proteins come from a genomic window of Halorubrum lacusprofundi ATCC 49239:
- a CDS encoding PIN domain-containing protein: protein MPRALIDTTVLFAAAYTRDSSHDAALPVLRGIDDGTLPEAVVLDYVLAETLNGLTTHAGHDAAVDLLDRIEENARFHIDSLNTDAFATGKALFRQHEPLSFVDACIIAYMQTEGLGYLYAFDDDFDAAKDVYRLDTATNPYDPN from the coding sequence ATGCCTCGTGCGCTCATCGATACGACGGTCCTCTTTGCAGCCGCATACACGCGGGATAGTTCGCACGACGCTGCACTCCCGGTGCTCCGGGGCATCGACGATGGCACGCTTCCGGAGGCAGTTGTCCTTGACTACGTACTCGCCGAAACGCTCAACGGCCTCACGACCCACGCCGGCCACGACGCAGCCGTCGATCTCCTCGATCGAATCGAAGAAAACGCCCGCTTCCATATCGACTCACTCAACACCGACGCCTTCGCGACGGGGAAAGCCCTATTCCGCCAACACGAACCCCTCTCCTTCGTCGATGCCTGCATTATCGCGTATATGCAAACCGAGGGGCTCGGCTATCTGTATGCATTCGACGATGACTTCGACGCAGCCAAGGACGTCTATCGGCTCGACACAGCGACGAATCCCTACGATCCAAACTAG
- the pglX gene encoding BREX-5 system adenine-specific DNA-methyltransferase PglX has protein sequence MLALVDTVPTSCVFVCDAFYDTLELCTYLIPDEDDQDASSFDHPSELRVIDPACGSGHFLLYAFDILERIWWAETDLDRSEIPAKILEHNLYGVDIDLRSCQLSAFNLYLKARTRAEEENGNFEMPNVGIVCADARVAEVEEAVDVLDQITGEGTDVREALDEIIEEFQTTEALGSLLDVQSTLSEEFMEEQTDIMDWGGEGPHTLNGFLRQLREAVDERTSDSFGEQNLRSFLNLLVVLTQDYDVSLMNPPYGSGGRMPNPVQDYVEDHYEYTTEYYINFFEACDRLVKPDGRIGMLVPWSFMFNKSFQDFREDFVGGRGSFDFFSEFGYDILDNATVGTVGTVVRSETESAVRSPSESEQTGTFIRLPDVSKAEKEQKFLESSFVESESEVQRLYQRNLSEFDMVPGTPLSYWVPVELRELYESETVLDADNAGLKERETLGDIKQGIATADDSRFVHQFWENTDTPAWAPFAKGGADSWILPRVKRTVWWGNQGAEIKRYYGSRPQNTEYYFNESLTYTVAKRSGRRFGYLHESSIFGHKGSVLVPDRAIWNALSYTNSHLFTYLMLTQTSERMWEVGFVSKVPWREELEAIDELEALSQEAVGHLISKRQYDFVSPHYDGPILLDVLGVDDPLPQYDHPHRELRERLIVNEPESTASANSSLTDIGTAAAKHLERIEADLQSCADAIDEAVFDCFDITDYQRETVLQEIALRTIEDPREREEYDPESITEPGDDFPEMVKDLLLHLAIRTVHEDDDGIVPLSDVDGEDGLLSRIEDEFDRLFSEHASARLAEVDQILGSRTADEEAYPNLREWLEDDLFDYHVSTFDRTPILWRLTTERLVSDPEGEGFACLVDYHQLDAGVFDRLQNRYLEPRKALLRERRSAANRRRGDDSLSASEKAAAAEEYARSESGLEQIDVFEERLSELAQSSPREWPEANQQTAEEAVETVADFREETASRLETLEELAAIDDVDMGDLFSPSFYETVQKNQDEWLDALDDLESAFEAYAADGSEPVEAHLYDLFEYYDDLVGSTHYASNGILFMTYYFGKFEDAGQSQIGDTGVSERQRLLSELATGLDSYEKLANEVSETCDTLASDVSSDWEDRALSEITTSGYRPNRKHGVEINIRPLAEAKIVPKTVEDDVL, from the coding sequence ATGCTGGCGCTCGTAGACACAGTTCCAACATCCTGCGTCTTCGTGTGTGACGCTTTCTATGACACCCTCGAACTCTGTACCTATCTCATCCCCGACGAGGACGACCAAGACGCCTCCTCGTTCGACCATCCCTCGGAACTCCGCGTCATCGACCCTGCCTGTGGGAGTGGACACTTCCTGCTCTACGCTTTCGACATCCTCGAGCGAATCTGGTGGGCCGAGACTGACCTCGACCGCAGCGAGATTCCCGCGAAAATTCTCGAGCACAACCTCTACGGCGTCGACATCGACTTACGCTCCTGCCAGCTCTCCGCGTTCAATCTCTACCTGAAAGCCCGGACCCGTGCAGAAGAAGAGAACGGGAACTTCGAGATGCCCAACGTTGGTATCGTCTGTGCCGACGCTCGCGTCGCCGAGGTCGAGGAGGCCGTCGATGTCCTTGACCAGATTACAGGCGAAGGAACGGACGTTCGCGAGGCGCTCGACGAAATCATCGAAGAGTTCCAGACGACCGAGGCGCTGGGGAGCCTGCTAGACGTTCAGAGCACGCTTTCAGAGGAGTTCATGGAGGAGCAGACGGACATTATGGATTGGGGCGGTGAGGGGCCGCATACGTTGAACGGGTTCCTGAGACAGCTACGGGAGGCCGTTGACGAGCGTACATCCGATTCCTTCGGCGAACAGAATCTCCGGAGTTTCCTGAATCTGCTAGTGGTGCTGACGCAGGACTACGATGTCTCCCTGATGAATCCACCGTACGGGTCGGGCGGTCGAATGCCGAATCCTGTCCAGGATTACGTGGAAGACCACTACGAGTACACGACCGAATACTACATCAACTTCTTCGAAGCGTGTGATCGGCTGGTGAAACCTGACGGGCGTATCGGGATGCTCGTTCCGTGGTCGTTCATGTTCAACAAGTCCTTCCAGGACTTCCGCGAAGACTTCGTCGGCGGGCGTGGATCGTTTGATTTCTTCTCGGAATTCGGCTATGACATCCTCGACAACGCGACTGTTGGGACTGTTGGGACTGTCGTCCGATCTGAGACTGAGAGCGCCGTCCGATCTCCCTCCGAGAGCGAACAAACTGGGACATTTATCCGTCTTCCAGATGTGTCGAAAGCTGAAAAAGAGCAGAAGTTCCTCGAATCGTCTTTCGTAGAGTCCGAATCGGAGGTCCAACGACTGTATCAGCGTAACCTCTCCGAGTTCGACATGGTTCCAGGAACTCCACTCTCGTATTGGGTTCCCGTTGAGTTGCGTGAGCTATACGAGTCAGAAACCGTGCTTGACGCAGATAACGCAGGTCTAAAAGAACGAGAGACACTAGGAGATATCAAACAAGGGATTGCAACAGCTGACGATTCTCGGTTTGTCCATCAGTTCTGGGAGAACACAGACACACCTGCTTGGGCACCATTTGCAAAGGGAGGCGCAGACTCTTGGATTCTTCCGCGAGTTAAGCGGACAGTTTGGTGGGGGAACCAGGGTGCGGAAATAAAACGGTATTACGGCTCGCGTCCACAAAATACGGAATATTACTTTAACGAATCACTCACGTATACCGTAGCTAAGCGAAGTGGAAGGCGATTTGGGTACTTGCATGAATCATCTATCTTCGGCCATAAGGGATCCGTACTAGTTCCTGACCGCGCCATCTGGAACGCTCTTTCATACACGAACAGCCACCTGTTCACCTATCTGATGCTCACTCAAACCTCTGAACGGATGTGGGAGGTTGGATTCGTTTCAAAGGTCCCGTGGCGAGAGGAACTCGAAGCTATTGACGAACTCGAGGCACTCTCACAAGAAGCGGTCGGGCATCTCATCTCAAAGCGTCAGTACGACTTCGTCTCACCCCATTACGACGGGCCGATTCTCTTGGATGTACTCGGCGTAGATGACCCACTCCCGCAGTACGATCACCCCCACCGTGAACTACGCGAGAGGCTCATTGTCAACGAACCAGAAAGCACTGCCTCGGCAAATTCCTCGCTCACCGATATTGGTACCGCAGCGGCAAAACACCTCGAACGGATAGAGGCAGATCTCCAATCCTGTGCAGACGCAATCGATGAGGCAGTCTTCGACTGCTTTGATATCACCGATTACCAGCGTGAGACCGTACTCCAAGAGATCGCCCTCCGGACTATCGAGGATCCGCGTGAGCGCGAGGAATACGATCCGGAGTCCATAACGGAACCCGGTGACGACTTCCCTGAGATGGTGAAGGATCTCCTTCTCCACCTCGCAATCCGTACCGTTCACGAGGACGATGATGGCATCGTCCCACTTTCCGATGTGGACGGTGAAGATGGTCTCCTCTCCCGGATTGAAGACGAGTTCGATCGGCTCTTTAGCGAGCACGCTTCGGCACGCCTCGCCGAGGTCGACCAGATTCTCGGGAGTCGGACCGCCGACGAAGAAGCGTACCCGAACCTTCGCGAATGGCTCGAAGACGACCTGTTCGACTACCACGTCTCCACGTTCGACCGGACACCGATTCTGTGGCGACTAACGACCGAACGGCTCGTCTCCGACCCAGAGGGTGAAGGCTTCGCCTGTCTTGTGGACTACCATCAGCTTGATGCTGGTGTCTTCGACCGTCTTCAGAACCGGTACCTCGAACCGCGGAAAGCCCTCCTCCGGGAACGGCGTAGCGCAGCGAACCGCCGACGTGGCGACGACTCGCTGTCCGCGTCGGAGAAAGCAGCCGCTGCAGAGGAGTATGCACGATCCGAGAGCGGCCTCGAACAGATTGACGTATTCGAGGAACGACTGTCCGAGTTGGCACAGTCGTCGCCGCGTGAGTGGCCCGAAGCGAACCAGCAGACTGCTGAAGAGGCGGTAGAGACGGTAGCTGACTTCCGCGAAGAGACGGCATCTCGTCTGGAAACACTCGAAGAGTTGGCTGCAATCGACGACGTCGATATGGGCGATCTCTTCAGCCCGTCGTTCTACGAAACGGTTCAGAAAAACCAGGACGAGTGGTTGGATGCGCTTGACGACCTCGAGTCTGCTTTCGAGGCGTATGCGGCCGATGGTTCCGAGCCAGTCGAAGCCCATCTCTACGATCTTTTCGAGTATTACGACGATCTCGTCGGGTCCACGCACTACGCGAGCAATGGCATCCTGTTCATGACGTATTACTTCGGGAAGTTCGAAGACGCCGGACAGTCCCAGATCGGGGACACAGGGGTGTCGGAGCGCCAGCGTCTCCTCTCAGAGTTAGCCACTGGCCTCGATTCGTACGAGAAGCTCGCGAACGAGGTCTCCGAAACCTGTGATACCCTCGCGAGTGACGTTTCTTCCGACTGGGAGGATCGAGCGCTCTCCGAGATAACGACTTCGGGGTACCGACCGAATCGAAAGCACGGTGTCGAGATCAACATTCGGCCGCTCGCCGAAGCGAAAATCGTCCCGAAGACGGTGGAAGACGACGTTCTCTGA
- a CDS encoding AbrB/MazE/SpoVT family DNA-binding domain-containing protein: MSSDRIDAESKVSGNQANIPARIRRELDIDDGDQLRWHLEDDGSIRVHVIQQQTGTFADFDGYAGEETTDVTSDHDAWGVDVE; this comes from the coding sequence ATGAGCAGCGACAGGATTGACGCCGAAAGCAAGGTATCTGGGAATCAAGCAAACATCCCCGCCCGAATACGGCGGGAGCTTGATATCGACGACGGTGATCAGCTCCGCTGGCATCTCGAAGACGACGGGAGCATCCGAGTTCACGTTATCCAACAGCAAACGGGCACGTTCGCCGACTTCGACGGCTACGCCGGTGAGGAGACGACCGATGTGACGAGCGACCACGACGCCTGGGGCGTCGACGTCGAGTAA
- a CDS encoding UvrD-helicase domain-containing protein — MTTPNDQQQELIDSKQGIHVVDAGAGTGKTFTVTRRYAEIVDQDDVEPEDVLLVTFTNNAATEMRERIVANCDYGMRELSDAPIQTFHSLCHDILMEHGFEAPTLLGIDDRITGSTRVLEDENVEKAQFREFIRRFSDDHPEYDDFFRAVAEPVELLGLINQLAAKGVFPTADGWYRNGERHLDGDFEAFREIFDELNQPRNDGDKQSKLRSKLGGYGNDKCYLPDAPEEDEIRGGWGEKQVPAAVARLVFDEQRENLKNFVHDVYHEYLEFALSRNYLNFSFLQLFAFVLLCDDHRLRDDVAFEYVMIDEFQDSSEIQFKLALLLADTNNVCVVGDWKQSIYSFQYAAVENITEFESRLDRFVDELNEDHERVSWATRSIIDIELDENYRSTQDILDFSEHSLVTPAASTDDIDEAAVRDRIVSLSSNASHENSQIEAIQHEDEHEAVLTKIHEIVGNDAYQVEEDGELRLPEHGDIAVLTRTRDFGRGLLSVAEEYGLPMAYEGGIELFRSDPAKLLLAWLRILESDAERGWAVVLEEAGYTLDEVKHVLDSEEYPANMQAFKSELASLETVGGISQRVFSQYDYDGAYADVLLTTIQSVHSATTLTRGDLIRFIERGIEDGSTHEVHASAGMNSVTVQTIHAAKGLEHPIVVLANMNSHRFPPSGGNSNAITFDDPIGLRQRKLYADDHGYPHIHDNWRSDVLRKCLPRGYDEERRLLYVAMTRAESHLVFAAGESPNTFIEELPVDLEELEPDVQDDDIDETTQAHLQIAVPAPDGPVGHSPHTLMRDDVFEDVDDGRGTAFGTRTHEFAERYILEEDVEPSNDDERHIKSFIDSLDGELRVEEDAYLPLTVDGEQVTISGIVDLVHIRPNTVGIIDFKTDLSRHAQGEYRKQLSVYHHVLDEWFPDREVTAEIFYTAEGTRVDVEPFSRADLVEIVAEISTSE, encoded by the coding sequence ATGACGACACCGAACGACCAACAGCAAGAGCTCATCGACAGCAAACAGGGCATCCACGTCGTCGACGCCGGGGCGGGGACCGGGAAGACGTTCACCGTTACCCGTCGATACGCAGAAATCGTCGACCAGGACGACGTCGAGCCCGAGGACGTCCTCCTCGTGACGTTCACCAACAACGCGGCGACGGAGATGAGAGAGCGAATCGTCGCCAACTGTGACTACGGGATGCGTGAACTCTCGGACGCGCCGATCCAGACGTTCCACAGCCTCTGTCACGACATCCTCATGGAACACGGCTTCGAGGCCCCGACGCTCCTCGGTATCGACGACCGCATCACTGGATCCACACGCGTCCTCGAAGACGAGAACGTCGAGAAGGCGCAGTTCCGCGAATTCATCCGTCGATTCAGCGACGACCACCCCGAGTACGACGATTTCTTCCGCGCCGTCGCAGAACCAGTCGAACTCCTCGGACTAATCAATCAGCTCGCAGCGAAAGGTGTCTTCCCGACGGCTGATGGCTGGTACCGGAATGGCGAGCGGCATCTGGACGGTGACTTCGAGGCATTTCGCGAGATCTTCGACGAGCTGAACCAGCCCCGAAACGACGGGGACAAGCAGTCCAAGCTTCGCTCGAAACTCGGAGGCTACGGGAACGACAAGTGCTACCTCCCGGACGCGCCCGAGGAAGACGAGATTCGTGGCGGATGGGGTGAGAAGCAAGTTCCCGCTGCCGTCGCACGGCTGGTGTTTGACGAACAGCGAGAGAACCTCAAGAATTTCGTTCACGACGTCTACCACGAGTATCTCGAGTTCGCACTCAGTCGGAACTACCTCAACTTCAGCTTCCTCCAGCTGTTCGCGTTCGTCCTGCTCTGTGACGACCATCGACTCCGCGACGATGTCGCGTTCGAGTACGTGATGATCGACGAGTTTCAGGACTCCAGCGAGATCCAGTTCAAACTCGCACTCCTGCTCGCGGACACAAACAACGTCTGTGTCGTCGGTGACTGGAAACAGAGCATCTACTCCTTCCAGTATGCCGCCGTCGAGAACATCACCGAGTTCGAGTCCCGCCTGGATCGATTCGTCGACGAACTCAACGAGGACCACGAGCGAGTATCGTGGGCGACCCGCTCGATCATCGATATCGAGCTCGATGAGAATTATCGGTCGACACAGGACATTCTCGACTTCTCCGAGCACAGCCTAGTGACGCCCGCGGCGAGCACGGACGACATTGACGAGGCGGCCGTTAGAGATCGAATTGTGTCACTCTCCTCGAACGCATCGCACGAGAACTCTCAGATAGAGGCGATTCAACACGAAGACGAACACGAAGCCGTTCTGACCAAGATTCACGAGATCGTCGGGAACGACGCGTATCAGGTCGAGGAAGACGGGGAACTTCGTCTGCCAGAGCACGGTGACATCGCCGTCCTCACCCGGACTCGTGACTTCGGCCGAGGACTCCTCTCTGTCGCCGAGGAGTACGGCTTGCCGATGGCGTACGAAGGTGGAATCGAGCTATTCCGATCTGACCCGGCGAAGCTTCTCTTGGCGTGGCTGCGAATTCTCGAATCCGACGCAGAGCGAGGATGGGCGGTCGTCCTTGAGGAAGCTGGCTACACGCTCGATGAGGTCAAACACGTCCTCGATAGCGAGGAATATCCCGCCAATATGCAGGCGTTCAAATCAGAGCTTGCGTCACTGGAGACAGTCGGTGGGATTTCACAGCGCGTGTTCTCCCAGTACGATTACGACGGGGCCTACGCCGACGTGTTGTTGACGACGATCCAGTCTGTCCACAGCGCGACGACGTTGACACGAGGTGATCTCATCCGGTTCATCGAACGCGGCATCGAGGACGGAAGCACCCACGAGGTCCACGCGAGCGCCGGTATGAATTCGGTGACGGTCCAGACTATCCACGCAGCCAAGGGACTCGAACATCCCATCGTCGTGCTCGCGAACATGAACTCTCATCGCTTCCCACCGTCAGGCGGGAACAGTAACGCGATCACGTTCGACGATCCGATCGGGCTACGCCAGCGGAAGCTCTACGCCGATGATCACGGGTATCCCCACATCCACGACAACTGGCGGAGTGACGTCCTCCGGAAGTGCCTGCCGCGTGGATACGATGAGGAACGACGCTTGCTCTACGTCGCAATGACGCGGGCTGAGAGCCACCTCGTGTTCGCTGCAGGCGAGTCCCCGAACACGTTCATTGAGGAGCTCCCGGTCGACCTCGAAGAACTAGAGCCCGACGTTCAAGACGACGATATCGACGAGACGACGCAGGCACACTTGCAGATTGCTGTGCCGGCGCCGGATGGTCCAGTCGGTCACTCGCCGCACACGCTCATGCGTGACGATGTGTTCGAGGACGTCGATGACGGGAGAGGGACAGCGTTCGGAACGCGGACTCACGAGTTCGCTGAGCGGTACATCTTGGAAGAGGATGTCGAGCCCTCGAACGACGATGAACGTCACATCAAGTCGTTCATAGACTCGCTCGATGGTGAGTTGCGAGTTGAGGAGGATGCGTATCTGCCACTCACTGTTGACGGTGAGCAGGTCACCATCTCCGGAATCGTTGACCTCGTTCACATCCGTCCCAATACCGTCGGGATCATCGACTTCAAGACCGACCTTAGTCGGCACGCTCAGGGCGAATACCGGAAGCAACTCAGCGTGTACCATCACGTGTTGGATGAGTGGTTCCCTGATAGAGAGGTGACCGCAGAGATCTTCTATACTGCCGAAGGAACCCGCGTTGACGTCGAACCGTTCTCACGAGCAGACCTCGTCGAGATCGTAGCCGAAATCAGTACTAGCGAGTGA
- a CDS encoding transposase: MATETLALFEHLEFDFLEEFDVFAPARRGRTRDHHPPALFRAFLHCYYKNVYGIRPVTRELQNTVVWLSCGFDRPPSRDAVDRFLTDLEHVVDEVFDRLVEQAACRGLLDLTYSIDSTDVRTMPADQDASKGYDPTAEEYYHGYGCTIVSTGQKIPIAAEFTESKQAPEETAMRVTCDALAVEKPIWMLGDSAYDTLGWHDHLLAAGVVPVAPYNARNTDDPKDIEYRVEARIDEHSEDVQLKQSTLDETYNRRSGVERTNDAVKDCGLGHVRARGRVHARAQVFLALCLRLVIAITNDERGDNPGSTVITL; encoded by the coding sequence ATGGCGACCGAGACGCTCGCGTTGTTCGAGCATCTTGAGTTCGACTTTCTCGAAGAATTCGATGTGTTCGCCCCCGCTCGCCGGGGGCGAACACGAGATCATCACCCACCAGCACTCTTCCGAGCGTTCCTGCACTGCTACTACAAGAACGTCTACGGCATCCGTCCAGTCACGCGAGAACTCCAGAACACGGTCGTCTGGCTCAGCTGTGGCTTCGATCGACCGCCGTCGAGAGACGCGGTCGATCGCTTCCTCACCGACCTCGAACACGTCGTCGACGAGGTCTTCGACCGCCTCGTCGAGCAGGCCGCCTGCCGCGGCCTGCTCGACTTGACCTACTCCATCGATTCCACCGACGTGAGGACGATGCCCGCCGACCAAGACGCGTCGAAAGGCTACGATCCAACCGCCGAAGAGTACTACCACGGCTACGGCTGTACGATCGTCTCGACCGGGCAAAAGATCCCGATTGCCGCGGAGTTCACCGAGAGCAAGCAAGCGCCAGAGGAGACGGCGATGCGCGTCACGTGTGACGCGCTCGCCGTCGAGAAACCGATCTGGATGCTTGGAGACAGCGCCTACGACACGCTCGGCTGGCACGACCACCTGCTGGCCGCAGGGGTCGTGCCAGTCGCTCCGTACAACGCACGAAACACCGACGATCCGAAAGACATCGAGTACAGGGTCGAAGCCCGCATCGACGAACACAGCGAGGACGTTCAGCTGAAGCAATCGACGCTAGACGAGACGTACAACCGCCGGAGTGGAGTCGAACGAACCAACGACGCCGTCAAGGACTGCGGCCTCGGGCACGTTCGCGCCCGAGGCCGCGTCCACGCACGAGCACAAGTGTTCCTCGCGCTGTGCCTTCGTCTCGTTATTGCGATCACCAACGACGAACGCGGAGACAATCCAGGAAGCACCGTCATCACGCTATGA
- a CDS encoding BREX protein BrxB domain-containing protein, translating to MTDSPYRAFKEKLCTFADGQAGIRNPFVIAAVDPAVEHQTADRLSSWATGAGELPPIDDGVTVQPIWLDELLPQTKVYKLSVALGGETSPERIEGTMQDRLAEELVQEMIEQEIGEEKLETQSHVVLLLNLGSLYPFTRASELLDELDRRNVRSTIGIPFPGDDVGGKLSFFDGDSRHYYPAHQIDGQIREVHLQQ from the coding sequence ATGACTGACTCGCCGTACCGCGCGTTCAAGGAGAAGCTCTGTACGTTCGCCGACGGCCAGGCCGGCATCCGGAACCCGTTCGTCATCGCTGCTGTCGATCCCGCGGTCGAACACCAAACAGCAGACCGACTCAGTTCCTGGGCGACGGGCGCTGGTGAACTCCCGCCTATCGATGACGGTGTGACTGTCCAGCCGATATGGCTCGACGAACTGCTCCCCCAGACGAAAGTGTACAAGCTCTCGGTCGCGCTCGGCGGTGAGACGAGCCCCGAGCGTATCGAGGGAACGATGCAAGATCGGCTCGCCGAAGAACTCGTCCAGGAGATGATCGAGCAGGAAATCGGCGAGGAAAAGCTGGAGACGCAAAGCCACGTCGTCCTGCTGCTCAATCTCGGCAGCCTCTATCCATTCACGCGTGCCTCGGAACTACTCGATGAACTCGACCGCCGAAACGTCAGGTCGACCATCGGGATTCCGTTCCCTGGCGATGACGTCGGCGGGAAGTTAAGCTTCTTCGACGGAGACTCACGACATTACTACCCGGCGCACCAGATCGACGGTCAGATCCGAGAGGTACATCTCCAACAATGA
- a CDS encoding BrxA family protein, with protein sequence MTLVADGSGPPLPSLSRQLSPGDVNMDLTMCGLLVERAEELARLYAEHGNWNDVKERWFDERLSNRSTRGSSQKIYRVLTSRFKNAPTDLPNPSVLPTIFDECQTTRDKAQILYLYLVADDSLVRYVVHEYMARLTDGNTDSLDFSNETLVDILTHLEYSDGGSFDYADSTTERWCEGFRSVMRKIGVLDGQQSVVGTSPSVGDTPLLVAMDYSYGSDDEDWLTSPRGLLYLFQPANRWGELFDRVASTDAWEYLELHGDLDVRPSDEPYSWVHDGGEN encoded by the coding sequence ATGACCCTCGTCGCCGACGGAAGTGGTCCTCCCCTCCCGTCGCTATCTCGTCAGCTCTCTCCAGGAGACGTGAATATGGATTTGACCATGTGCGGTCTGCTTGTCGAGCGAGCCGAGGAACTCGCTCGACTCTATGCCGAACACGGGAACTGGAACGATGTCAAAGAGAGATGGTTCGACGAACGACTATCGAACCGAAGCACACGGGGCAGCTCCCAGAAGATCTACCGTGTGCTAACGTCACGTTTCAAAAACGCTCCCACGGACCTCCCGAACCCAAGCGTTCTGCCAACGATATTCGACGAGTGCCAGACAACGCGCGATAAAGCACAGATACTTTACCTCTATCTTGTCGCCGACGACTCGCTTGTTCGGTACGTCGTTCACGAATATATGGCCCGCCTCACAGATGGTAACACAGATTCACTGGACTTCTCGAACGAGACGCTTGTCGATATCCTCACTCACCTCGAGTATTCTGACGGCGGCTCCTTCGACTATGCGGATTCGACGACTGAGCGGTGGTGCGAGGGCTTTCGATCAGTAATGCGTAAAATCGGCGTACTCGACGGGCAGCAATCAGTCGTTGGCACATCTCCGTCAGTGGGTGATACTCCGTTGCTCGTTGCGATGGACTATTCGTACGGAAGCGACGACGAGGACTGGCTCACTTCGCCGCGGGGGCTGCTCTACCTTTTCCAGCCTGCGAACCGCTGGGGGGAACTCTTCGACCGGGTTGCAAGCACCGACGCATGGGAGTACCTCGAACTTCACGGCGACCTCGACGTACGCCCCAGCGATGAGCCGTACTCGTGGGTACACGATGGAGGTGAAAATTAA